In Pseudomonas sp. PDM14, a genomic segment contains:
- the gspM gene encoding type II secretion system protein GspM, whose translation MNKWLQRWQGLAPREQWLGYLVGLVMVGLIYVLLVSDPLAVRLSKQEADIKLAEARRLEAENGLAELQEKLRADPNVPYNTALLAADASREQLLGQIDHNTSELITPDKMRAVLEDLLKGHKGLHLVGLESFSEPVKLADAAAPAVAVEAAPPATPPAAAKTDAGVTLYKHGVRLQLEGGYFDLLRYLQAIQGTPWKLNWDSLDYQVGEAGPGRAQISLQLYTLSRQSGWVGV comes from the coding sequence ATGAACAAGTGGCTGCAGCGCTGGCAGGGCCTGGCGCCACGCGAGCAATGGCTGGGCTATCTGGTCGGGCTGGTGATGGTCGGGCTGATCTACGTCCTGCTGGTCTCCGATCCGCTGGCCGTGCGCCTGAGCAAGCAGGAGGCTGACATCAAGCTGGCCGAGGCACGGCGCCTGGAGGCCGAGAACGGGTTGGCCGAACTGCAGGAAAAGCTCCGGGCCGATCCGAATGTCCCCTACAACACTGCACTACTGGCCGCCGACGCCAGTCGCGAGCAGCTGCTTGGTCAGATCGATCACAACACCAGCGAGCTGATCACCCCGGACAAGATGCGTGCGGTGCTCGAAGACCTGCTCAAGGGGCACAAGGGGCTGCATCTGGTCGGGCTGGAAAGCTTCAGCGAACCGGTGAAACTTGCAGACGCCGCTGCTCCCGCTGTCGCCGTCGAGGCAGCGCCGCCCGCGACCCCGCCCGCAGCGGCCAAGACCGATGCCGGTGTGACCCTGTACAAGCACGGCGTGCGTTTGCAGCTCGAAGGCGGTTACTTCGACCTGCTGCGCTACCTGCAGGCGATCCAGGGCACGCCCTGGAAACTCAACTGGGACAGCCTCGACTACCAGGTCGGTGAAGCAGGCCCGGGCCGTGCGCAGATCAGCCTGCAGCTGTATACCTTGAGCCGTCAGTCGGGGTGGGTCGGTGTTTAA
- a CDS encoding PilN domain-containing protein encodes MQNLNLYQVESAQRSGPQPQQMLIGLVALLFLCLLHGFWQGFQVYRGTSTAAVAEAQAQQAEQQLIEAKAQFIEPQLNPDLPLRLADQEARNRELQRLISYLEILARQQRVGFVAPLAALAEQHPPSGLWLNTIVLTEGGTDLRLKGTSQTQELLPEYLQRLSQNAVFQGRQFARFDVQRGDDALLHFDLSSRTDDKEETP; translated from the coding sequence ATGCAGAACCTCAACCTTTATCAGGTCGAAAGTGCCCAGCGCAGCGGTCCACAGCCGCAGCAGATGCTCATCGGTCTGGTCGCGCTGCTGTTCCTGTGCTTGTTGCACGGTTTCTGGCAGGGGTTTCAGGTGTACCGGGGCACTTCTACCGCCGCCGTGGCCGAAGCGCAGGCGCAGCAGGCCGAGCAGCAACTGATCGAGGCCAAGGCGCAGTTCATCGAGCCCCAGCTCAATCCCGATCTGCCCTTGCGCCTGGCCGATCAGGAAGCACGCAACCGTGAGCTGCAGCGCCTGATCAGCTACCTGGAAATCCTCGCGCGGCAGCAGCGTGTCGGCTTCGTCGCGCCGCTGGCTGCCCTGGCCGAGCAGCACCCGCCAAGTGGCTTGTGGCTGAATACCATCGTCCTTACCGAAGGCGGCACCGATCTGCGCCTCAAGGGCACCAGTCAGACCCAGGAGTTGCTGCCGGAATACCTGCAGCGGCTGAGCCAGAATGCGGTGTTCCAGGGGCGCCAGTTCGCCCGCTTCGATGTGCAGCGCGGCGATGATGCGTTGCTGCATTTCGACCTGTCCTCGCGCACGGACGACAAGGAGGAGACGCCATGA
- a CDS encoding pilus (MSHA type) biogenesis protein MshL: MMLKSLPSLGLLGLICLLSACQTFEDGDKQLYEQSSKLLDESLRQTQVKVAPPPAVQAALIPPLSSGVGSYTSGPRFDVAAKDMPAREFFLSLMEGAGQNLVVHPDVTGTITFSLRRVTLEEVLAAVRDSYGYDFRRTDYGYQILPNRAITRSYDLNYLNLQRIGQSDTRVSSGQVESTENGNGSNNNSSNNNNGGSSSGDRSVTTLNASQVLTTSNVDFWKEVRDVVAMIVGGEQGNSVVVNPQASMLVVRANSADQENVARFLEQAQRNLQRQVILETKILEVQLNDGFQAGINWERISDNGNVGGGVDGDLLDGPNGIGGVFSSVLRFGDFTGLIQLLETQGEVRVLSSPRISTLNNQKAVIKVGTDEFFVTEVSSNSSTTTVAGVTQPTQDVTLTPFFSGISLDVTPQIDQSDSVTLHVRPTVSRVRDQNKIIQLGEDNVFNLPLALSTTRQSDSIVRARSGQVVVIGGLLQNNNENTDANVPWASTLPVVGNLFKQQRKALQQSELVILMRPQVVNDEVWLQELRKSAETFKELR; encoded by the coding sequence ATGATGCTGAAATCCCTGCCGAGCCTCGGCCTGCTTGGCCTGATCTGCCTGTTGAGCGCCTGCCAGACCTTCGAGGATGGCGACAAGCAACTGTACGAGCAGAGCAGCAAGCTGCTCGATGAGAGCCTGCGCCAGACCCAGGTCAAGGTCGCGCCGCCACCCGCCGTGCAGGCCGCGCTGATCCCGCCACTGAGCAGCGGTGTCGGCAGCTACACCAGCGGTCCGCGCTTCGATGTTGCGGCCAAGGACATGCCGGCGCGCGAGTTCTTCCTCAGCCTGATGGAAGGCGCTGGACAGAACCTGGTGGTGCACCCGGACGTCACCGGCACCATCACCTTCAGCCTGCGCCGCGTGACTCTCGAAGAAGTGCTTGCCGCCGTGCGCGACAGTTACGGCTACGACTTCCGCCGCACCGACTACGGCTACCAGATCCTGCCGAACCGGGCGATCACCCGCAGCTATGACCTCAACTACCTCAACCTGCAACGTATCGGCCAGTCCGATACCCGTGTCAGCTCCGGCCAGGTGGAAAGCACCGAAAACGGCAACGGCAGCAATAACAACAGCAGCAATAACAACAATGGCGGCAGCTCCAGCGGCGACCGCTCGGTGACCACCCTCAACGCCAGCCAGGTGCTGACCACCAGCAACGTCGACTTCTGGAAGGAAGTGCGCGACGTGGTTGCGATGATCGTCGGCGGCGAGCAGGGCAACAGCGTGGTGGTCAATCCGCAGGCCAGCATGCTGGTGGTGCGCGCCAACAGCGCCGATCAGGAGAACGTTGCTCGCTTCCTCGAGCAGGCACAGCGCAACCTGCAGCGCCAGGTGATCCTGGAAACCAAGATTCTCGAAGTGCAGCTCAACGACGGCTTCCAGGCCGGCATCAACTGGGAGCGCATCAGTGACAACGGCAACGTCGGCGGCGGTGTCGATGGCGATCTGTTGGACGGGCCGAACGGCATCGGTGGCGTGTTCAGCAGTGTGCTGCGTTTCGGTGACTTCACCGGGCTGATCCAACTGCTGGAAACCCAGGGCGAGGTGCGCGTGCTGTCCAGCCCGCGGATTTCCACGCTGAACAACCAGAAGGCGGTGATCAAGGTCGGTACCGACGAGTTCTTCGTCACCGAGGTCTCGTCCAACAGCAGTACCACCACAGTGGCCGGCGTTACCCAGCCGACCCAGGATGTCACCCTGACCCCGTTCTTCTCCGGCATCTCGCTGGACGTCACCCCGCAGATCGACCAGAGCGACTCCGTGACCCTGCATGTGCGTCCGACCGTCAGCCGCGTGCGTGACCAGAACAAGATCATCCAGCTCGGCGAAGACAATGTCTTCAACCTGCCGCTGGCGCTGTCCACCACACGCCAATCCGACTCCATCGTGCGTGCCCGCAGTGGCCAGGTGGTGGTGATCGGCGGTCTGCTGCAGAACAATAACGAGAACACCGACGCCAACGTGCCGTGGGCCAGTACCCTGCCGGTGGTTGGCAACCTGTTCAAGCAGCAGCGCAAGGCGCTGCAGCAGAGTGAGCTGGTGATTCTCATGCGCCCGCAGGTGGTCAACGATGAAGTCTGGTTGCAGGAACTGCGCAAGAGCGCGGAAACCTTCAAGGAACTGAGATAA
- a CDS encoding tetratricopeptide repeat protein, whose protein sequence is MSLVNDMLRDLEERRAAPGERLQLDGLHAVDEAGAARRERFERIRRGSIWFCAVLLGGLLVGLMIGRVVKQIDPLPTAPAAPAVPAAVSVPQVLDVLPQHDARGLVLQLLLERSVPYQRIEESGAISLRLPGIQLQGEAQHGRVQRNGRSLSWRVENQGADVQVLLVGLGDGLDVRDRLEPAGERWLLWIEVPLNASEAPPEAAVELDDLPPAVAAEPVAEPLVPAWASAPVPAAHVPAVAAEPAPPARVEPLPTGPAEVSVKPYRPDALSQARQALEDGDYPRSIRELETLHRAQPSNPEVTRWLARAYLAGGEQERLLAWLPGQLQGLPKDSELRLLLARAQLQAGQTRAAVATLEQNPPSLLQEPTYFALLAAVYQQTGQWRESAALYRQMIELRPNQGTWQLGLAIALEQLDQSAEAGGHYRLALKGQGLDDSARRFASERAAALGGR, encoded by the coding sequence ATGAGCCTGGTCAACGACATGCTGCGTGATCTCGAAGAGCGTCGTGCCGCGCCCGGCGAGCGCCTGCAGCTGGATGGCCTGCACGCCGTGGATGAAGCCGGCGCGGCGCGGCGCGAGCGTTTCGAGCGCATTCGCCGCGGGTCGATCTGGTTCTGTGCGGTGCTTCTCGGTGGGCTGCTGGTTGGCCTGATGATCGGGCGCGTGGTCAAACAGATCGATCCGCTGCCAACGGCCCCTGCCGCACCTGCCGTGCCGGCAGCGGTGAGCGTGCCGCAGGTCCTCGACGTTCTGCCGCAGCACGATGCCCGTGGTCTGGTGCTGCAACTGCTGCTGGAGCGCTCGGTGCCCTACCAGCGCATCGAAGAAAGCGGCGCGATCAGCCTGCGTCTGCCGGGCATACAGCTGCAGGGCGAGGCCCAGCATGGCCGCGTGCAGCGCAATGGTCGCAGCCTGTCCTGGCGTGTGGAAAACCAGGGCGCGGACGTCCAGGTGCTGCTGGTCGGTCTCGGTGATGGTCTGGACGTGCGTGATCGTCTGGAGCCCGCTGGCGAGCGCTGGCTGCTGTGGATCGAGGTGCCGCTGAATGCATCCGAAGCGCCGCCCGAGGCCGCCGTCGAGCTGGACGACCTGCCGCCCGCCGTAGCTGCCGAACCCGTAGCCGAGCCGCTGGTGCCGGCCTGGGCCAGCGCGCCAGTGCCCGCCGCCCATGTGCCCGCTGTCGCGGCCGAACCGGCGCCGCCGGCGCGCGTCGAGCCGTTGCCTACGGGGCCGGCCGAAGTCAGCGTGAAACCGTATCGCCCGGACGCCCTCAGCCAGGCGCGTCAGGCCCTGGAAGACGGCGACTACCCGCGCTCGATCCGCGAACTTGAGACGCTGCATCGCGCGCAGCCGAGCAACCCCGAGGTCACTCGTTGGCTGGCCCGCGCCTACCTCGCCGGTGGCGAGCAGGAGCGCCTGCTGGCCTGGCTGCCGGGACAGTTGCAGGGGCTGCCGAAGGACAGCGAGCTGCGCCTGCTGCTAGCGCGCGCGCAGCTGCAGGCCGGGCAGACCCGCGCCGCCGTGGCGACGCTGGAGCAGAACCCGCCATCGTTGCTGCAGGAGCCGACCTACTTCGCCCTGCTCGCAGCCGTCTATCAGCAGACCGGGCAGTGGCGCGAGAGCGCCGCGCTGTATCGGCAGATGATCGAGCTGCGCCCGAATCAGGGCACCTGGCAGCTCGGCCTGGCCATTGCGCTGGAACAGCTTGATCAGTCCGCCGAAGCCGGCGGGCACTATCGCCTGGCCCTCAAGGGCCAAGGATTGGATGACAGCGCGCGGCGGTTCGCCAGCGAACGCGCCGCGGCGTTGGGAGGTCGTTGA
- a CDS encoding GspE/PulE family protein, whose product MSQEDVRQRKVRLGDLLIQAGLISDAQLQLALQDQKRTGSKLGRTVVDLGFVAEVKLLTALSEQLKIPFIELKHFKFDNALVQTLPEAFARRFRAIVLSREGGGLLVGMSDPLDLFALDEMERILKVRVQPAVVREAELLATLDTVYRRTSEIASIAGELEGELKDSDFDLSKLGSDNNTEAPVVRLLQTLFEDAVQMKASDIHIEPDEGVVRIRQRIDGVLNEQVMKEARVASALVMRLKIMSGLDISEKRLPQDGRFNIRVKNRAIDVRVSTMPVQFGESVVMRLLDQTGGVSTLDASGMPPDMLVRFRRLLQRPFGLVLVTGPTGSGKTTTLYAGLAELNSPEKKIITVEDPVEYRLPRINQVQVNAKIDLSFARVLRAALRQDPDIVLIGEMRDQETAEIGLRAALTGHLVLSTLHTNDALTSAMRLIDMGAEPFLVATSLNAVLAQRLVRRVCENCMEDHAPEPRQLVWLENLYRAPLVGRTFKRGAGCHQCHNTGYAGRVGVYELLEMDEGMVAALRRNDPQGFAEAAQASANYRPLAACALDYALAGVTSVEEVLKVCATLTDEVVA is encoded by the coding sequence ATGAGTCAGGAAGATGTACGCCAGCGCAAGGTGCGCCTGGGCGATCTGTTGATCCAGGCCGGGCTGATCAGTGACGCCCAGTTGCAGCTGGCGCTGCAGGATCAGAAACGCACCGGCTCAAAACTCGGCCGCACGGTGGTCGACCTCGGTTTCGTCGCCGAGGTGAAGCTGCTCACGGCGCTGTCCGAGCAGCTGAAAATTCCGTTCATCGAGCTCAAGCACTTCAAGTTCGACAACGCCCTGGTGCAGACCCTGCCCGAGGCGTTCGCCCGGCGTTTTCGCGCCATCGTCCTGTCCCGCGAAGGCGGTGGCTTGCTGGTGGGCATGTCCGACCCGCTCGACCTGTTCGCCCTCGACGAGATGGAGCGCATCCTCAAGGTCCGTGTACAGCCGGCTGTGGTGCGCGAGGCCGAGTTGCTGGCGACCCTCGACACGGTCTACCGGCGCACCAGCGAGATCGCCTCGATTGCCGGCGAGCTGGAAGGCGAACTGAAGGACAGTGACTTCGATCTGTCCAAGCTCGGCTCCGACAACAACACCGAAGCGCCGGTGGTGCGCCTACTGCAGACGTTGTTCGAAGACGCCGTGCAGATGAAGGCCTCGGACATCCACATCGAGCCCGACGAAGGCGTGGTGCGCATTCGCCAGCGCATCGACGGCGTGCTCAATGAACAGGTGATGAAGGAGGCGCGCGTCGCCTCGGCCCTGGTCATGCGCCTGAAGATCATGTCCGGCCTGGATATCTCCGAAAAGCGTCTGCCGCAGGATGGGCGCTTCAACATCCGGGTGAAGAACCGCGCGATCGACGTGCGGGTGTCAACCATGCCGGTGCAGTTCGGCGAATCGGTGGTGATGCGTCTGCTCGACCAGACCGGTGGGGTCTCGACCCTGGATGCCAGCGGCATGCCGCCGGACATGCTGGTGCGCTTCCGTCGCCTGCTGCAGCGCCCGTTCGGCCTGGTGCTGGTCACCGGGCCGACCGGCTCGGGCAAAACCACCACGCTGTACGCCGGCCTTGCCGAGCTGAACAGCCCGGAGAAGAAGATCATCACCGTGGAGGACCCGGTCGAGTACCGCCTGCCGCGGATCAACCAGGTGCAGGTCAACGCCAAGATCGACCTGAGCTTCGCCCGCGTGCTGCGCGCTGCCCTGCGTCAGGACCCGGACATCGTCCTGATCGGTGAAATGCGTGACCAGGAAACCGCCGAGATCGGCCTGCGCGCCGCCCTCACCGGTCACCTGGTGTTGTCCACCCTGCACACCAACGATGCGTTGACATCGGCCATGCGCCTGATCGACATGGGCGCCGAACCGTTCCTCGTCGCGACCTCGCTCAATGCGGTGCTGGCGCAGCGCCTGGTACGCCGCGTGTGCGAGAACTGCATGGAAGACCACGCGCCCGAGCCGCGGCAGCTGGTCTGGCTGGAGAATCTCTACCGTGCGCCGCTGGTGGGACGCACGTTCAAGCGCGGCGCCGGTTGCCACCAGTGCCACAACACCGGTTACGCCGGGCGTGTCGGCGTCTACGAGCTGCTGGAAATGGACGAGGGCATGGTCGCGGCGCTGCGCCGCAATGACCCGCAAGGCTTCGCCGAGGCGGCTCAGGCCAGCGCCAACTACCGACCGCTGGCCGCCTGTGCGCTGGACTACGCCCTGGCCGGGGTGACCAGCGTCGAGGAAGTCCTCAAGGTATGCGCTACCC
- a CDS encoding Type II secretory pathway component, protein MFKAFFYSLLLCSAVATAAAIDPTQPPANLRPAAQDDKAAPAPVLQAILRGAQGSRAVIAGRALRVGDEHAGARVLAIHPHSVLIERQGQRELLRLAEPVLQPSR, encoded by the coding sequence GTGTTTAAAGCGTTTTTCTACAGCCTGCTGCTGTGCAGCGCCGTGGCCACTGCCGCGGCCATCGATCCGACGCAGCCGCCGGCCAACCTGCGCCCCGCTGCACAGGATGACAAGGCCGCGCCGGCACCCGTGCTGCAGGCCATTCTGCGTGGCGCCCAGGGCAGTCGCGCAGTCATCGCCGGGCGTGCTCTGCGCGTCGGTGATGAACATGCGGGGGCCCGTGTGCTGGCCATCCATCCGCACTCCGTATTGATCGAACGTCAGGGCCAGCGTGAGCTGCTGCGCCTGGCCGAACCCGTTTTGCAACCGAGCCGATGA
- the trmL gene encoding tRNA (uridine(34)/cytosine(34)/5-carboxymethylaminomethyluridine(34)-2'-O)-methyltransferase TrmL yields the protein MFHVVLFQPEIPPNTGNIIRLCANTGCQLHLIEPLGFELDDKRLRRAGLDYHEYATLKRHHSLADCITQTSSDRILAFTTKASHSYAQMQFRRGDLLLFGPESRGLPAEVLEQIPDEQRLRMPMRPGNRSLNLSNAVAVTVYEAWRQNGFCME from the coding sequence ATGTTTCATGTCGTCCTGTTCCAGCCCGAGATTCCCCCGAATACCGGCAACATCATTCGCCTTTGTGCCAACACCGGCTGTCAGTTACACCTGATCGAGCCGCTGGGTTTCGAGCTGGATGACAAACGCTTGCGCCGTGCCGGGCTGGACTACCACGAATACGCGACATTAAAACGCCACCATTCATTGGCTGACTGTATCACACAAACTTCCAGTGACAGGATATTGGCATTCACCACAAAAGCCAGCCACAGCTACGCACAGATGCAGTTTCGGCGCGGCGATTTGCTGCTGTTCGGCCCAGAGAGTCGCGGCTTGCCTGCCGAAGTTCTTGAGCAGATTCCCGACGAACAGCGTCTGCGCATGCCGATGCGCCCGGGAAACCGCAGCCTGAACCTGTCCAACGCCGTTGCCGTGACTGTATACGAGGCCTGGCGACAGAATGGTTTCTGCATGGAGTAA
- a CDS encoding ExeA family protein, with the protein MYEAFFGLREKPFALTPNTEFLVQLAPYQACLNLLRVALGEGEGFIKITGEVGTGKTLLCRALLNQLEDERYQLAYLPNPGMSPVGLRQALARELGIENIEDMDAQGVLEALHVRLIELAATGKSTVVLIDEAQALPTATLEALRLLTNLETEQAKLLQVVLFGQPELDATLERNEFRQLRQRITFSYRLRALDVKDTQRYLNERLAVAGYRGEPLFSPSAVRRLVRGSGGIPRLLNILAHKALMAAFGEGRRQVSAGHVRRAQLDTEGAQPFLRQSPRWLGWGLAAGVLSVLLVAGAWPWLTQWRELLP; encoded by the coding sequence ATGTACGAAGCCTTTTTCGGCCTGCGCGAGAAACCCTTCGCGCTGACTCCGAACACCGAATTCCTGGTGCAGCTGGCGCCCTATCAGGCCTGCCTCAACCTGCTGCGCGTGGCCCTCGGTGAAGGCGAGGGCTTCATCAAGATCACCGGCGAAGTCGGCACCGGCAAGACCCTGCTGTGCCGCGCCCTGCTCAATCAGCTCGAAGACGAGCGCTATCAGCTGGCGTACCTGCCCAATCCGGGGATGAGCCCGGTGGGCCTGCGCCAGGCACTGGCCCGCGAGTTGGGTATCGAGAACATCGAGGACATGGACGCCCAGGGCGTGCTCGAAGCGCTGCACGTGCGCCTGATCGAGCTGGCAGCGACGGGCAAGAGCACGGTGGTGCTGATCGACGAAGCACAGGCCCTGCCGACCGCGACCCTGGAAGCCCTGCGTCTGCTGACCAACCTGGAAACCGAGCAGGCCAAGCTGTTGCAGGTGGTGCTGTTCGGCCAGCCCGAGCTGGATGCCACCCTGGAGCGCAACGAGTTCCGCCAGTTGCGCCAGCGCATCACCTTTTCCTACCGCCTGCGGGCGCTGGACGTGAAGGACACCCAGCGCTACCTCAATGAGCGCCTGGCCGTGGCCGGCTACCGCGGCGAGCCGCTGTTCAGCCCCTCGGCCGTACGCCGTCTGGTGCGGGGCAGCGGGGGGATTCCGCGGCTGCTCAATATCCTCGCGCACAAGGCGCTGATGGCAGCGTTTGGCGAAGGCCGACGCCAGGTTTCGGCTGGGCACGTGCGTCGTGCGCAGCTGGATACCGAAGGTGCGCAACCGTTTCTGCGGCAGAGCCCGCGCTGGCTGGGCTGGGGCCTGGCCGCCGGTGTGCTGTCGGTACTGCTGGTGGCGGGGGCCTGGCCCTGGCTGACGCAATGGCGGGAGTTGCTGCCATGA
- a CDS encoding MSHA biogenesis protein MshI has protein sequence MGIETGPEGIALARVLRVPGEAPQLLDCQFRKAAPAEQPAVLKALVAELGVAGTRVNLLLHPANYQMHLLDSPDVPGEDLRAAMRWRVKDLTSEPLDQVVVDAFALPTDAYRGRSRMAYCALLSKSRMHAWDEMMKQAGLELSSIDVTEMAFRNLGLLAGADGMNVALMRLRSSEGLICVQHGADLYMARRIEHGLNQAGQDFSAVTLEIQRSLDYFESQLGKGYINRLLLLPMKRDGAQALQALGSGLAVKLQALDLRELFPGQDAAQLDEIAQAYCVAAVGAALRQEAL, from the coding sequence TTGGGGATCGAAACCGGTCCCGAAGGCATCGCCCTGGCCCGCGTGCTGCGAGTGCCGGGTGAGGCGCCGCAACTGCTCGATTGCCAGTTCCGCAAGGCCGCCCCGGCCGAACAGCCCGCTGTGCTGAAAGCGCTGGTTGCCGAACTCGGTGTTGCCGGCACCCGCGTCAACCTGTTGTTGCACCCCGCCAATTATCAGATGCACCTGCTCGACAGCCCCGACGTGCCGGGCGAAGACCTGCGCGCGGCGATGCGCTGGCGGGTCAAGGACCTCACCAGCGAGCCGCTCGATCAGGTGGTGGTCGATGCCTTCGCCCTGCCCACCGATGCCTACCGCGGCCGTTCGCGCATGGCCTACTGCGCACTGCTGTCGAAATCCCGCATGCACGCCTGGGACGAGATGATGAAGCAGGCCGGCCTGGAGCTGAGCAGCATCGACGTCACCGAAATGGCATTCCGCAACCTCGGCCTGCTGGCCGGCGCCGATGGCATGAACGTTGCGCTGATGCGTTTGCGCTCCAGTGAGGGCCTGATCTGCGTGCAGCACGGCGCCGATCTGTATATGGCGCGACGGATCGAACACGGCCTGAACCAAGCCGGGCAGGATTTCTCCGCGGTGACCCTGGAGATCCAGCGCTCCCTCGACTACTTCGAGAGCCAGCTGGGCAAGGGCTATATCAACCGCCTGCTGTTGCTGCCGATGAAGCGCGATGGCGCGCAGGCGCTGCAGGCGCTGGGCAGTGGCCTGGCCGTGAAGCTGCAGGCGCTGGACCTGCGTGAGCTGTTTCCCGGCCAGGATGCCGCGCAGCTCGACGAGATCGCGCAGGCCTATTGCGTCGCGGCTGTGGGTGCAGCGCTGCGTCAGGAGGCGCTGTGA